TTCTCGCTCTCGCTCTTGAGCTGGCCGCAGGCGGCGAGGATGTCGCGCCCGCGCGGCGTGCGCACCGGGCTCGCGTAGCCGGCGCGGAACACGATGTCCGAGAAGCGCTCGATGGTTTCCCAGTCCGAGCACTCGTACTGCGTTCCGGGCCACGGGTTGAACGGAATGAGGTTGATCTTGGCTGGCACGCCTTCGAGCAGCTTCACCAATGCGCGCGCGTCGGCGGGCGAGTCGTTCACGCCCTTCAGCATGACGTATTCGAAGGTAATGCGCTTGGCGTTGGAGGCGGCCGGATAGGTGCGGCAGGCCTCCATCAGCTCCTTGATGGGATACTTCTTGTTGATGGGCACCAGCACGTCGCGCAGATCGTCGCGCACGGCGTGCAGCGAGATGGCGAGCATGGGGCCGACTTCCGAGCCCAGGCGCTCGATCTCCGGCACCACGCCGGAGGTGGAGACGGTGATGCGCCTCTTGCCAAGGCCGAGGCCGTCGCCGTCCGAGAGGGTCTCGATGGCTTCCTTCACGCTGTCATAGGCATAGAGCGGCTCGCCCATGCCCATGAAGACGATGTTGGTGACCAGTCGGTCGCCCTCGGTGGGCAGGCCCGGACCCACCGCGCGGTCGCGGCCGGGATAATCGCCGAGCCGGTCGCGGGCCACCATCACCTGCGCCACGATCTCGGCGGCGGTGAGGTTGCGCACCAGGCGCTGGGTGCCGGTGTGGCAGAAGGAGCAGTTGAGGGTGCAGCCCACCTGCGAGGACACGCACAGCGTGCCGCGGTCGCTTTCGGGGATGTAGACCGTCTCGATGTCGTGGGGCCGCTCGCCCGGGTGATCGGCGGGGAAGCGCAGCAGCCATTTGCGGGTGCCGTCCTGCGAGACCTGCTCCGCCACGATCTCGGGACGGGCCAGCGTGTAGGCCTCCTCCAGCCGCGCGCGCAGGTGCTTGGAGACGTTGGTCATCTCCGAGAAGTCCTGGGCGCCGCGCAGGTAGATCCAGTGCCAGAGCTGGTTGACGCGCATGCGCCGGTCCGAGCCCTTCACGCCGATGGCATCGAGCGCGTCGCCCAGCTTGTCCCGGTCGAGGCCGATGAGGGAGGCGCGTGCGGGCGCGGCCTCGGACGCGATGGGCGGCAGGGCGGTTTCAGGCGCGGGCGTGGCTTCAGGCATGGTTTCGAGCGTGGGCATCATCCGCCACACATAATCCCTCGCGGGCCGCGTTTCCACGGGAAGAATGCGGGAGCCGCCCCGCGTCTGCCTCAGGGCTTGGTCGAGCCGGCCCCGTCGCCCTCGGCGAGCAGCGCCTTCAGCCGGGCCTCCTCGGCTGCCGAGAGCCGCGGTGCCGGGGGGGCGGCGCTGCGGCGACGCAAAGCGAGGACGGCGCCGAGGGCGCCCAGCACCAGCACGAGGATCGGCG
The nucleotide sequence above comes from Xanthobacter flavus. Encoded proteins:
- the rlmN gene encoding 23S rRNA (adenine(2503)-C(2))-methyltransferase RlmN, producing the protein MMPTLETMPEATPAPETALPPIASEAAPARASLIGLDRDKLGDALDAIGVKGSDRRMRVNQLWHWIYLRGAQDFSEMTNVSKHLRARLEEAYTLARPEIVAEQVSQDGTRKWLLRFPADHPGERPHDIETVYIPESDRGTLCVSSQVGCTLNCSFCHTGTQRLVRNLTAAEIVAQVMVARDRLGDYPGRDRAVGPGLPTEGDRLVTNIVFMGMGEPLYAYDSVKEAIETLSDGDGLGLGKRRITVSTSGVVPEIERLGSEVGPMLAISLHAVRDDLRDVLVPINKKYPIKELMEACRTYPAASNAKRITFEYVMLKGVNDSPADARALVKLLEGVPAKINLIPFNPWPGTQYECSDWETIERFSDIVFRAGYASPVRTPRGRDILAACGQLKSESEKLSARERLAYRAMMAQAEE